TCGCATGCCGGCCCGGCAGCAGGCCCGCCCGGGGTGACGCATAAGTCCAGGCTTATGCCTCCATGCGCGAAGGCTGGGATGCGCAGGTGCGGAAGAAATCCAGCGTCGTGGCCGGAACGGCTATAAACCGCCGACCGACAGTCAGTCACCTGACCTTGAGCTGGGGCGCGGCCACCTGCCCGCGCGCCATCGCTGGAGAACCGATGAGCACCCAGGCCGCCACCGCCGACGCCGTTGCAACGAAGACTCCGCTCCTCAAGTCCCGCCTGGGCTCGTTCCTCGCGGTGGTGCCCCTGAGCTTCTGGGTCGTCAACCACCTGTGGAACAACCTGGCCGCCTTCAGTGGCGGCGCGGCGTGGCAGAGCGCCGTCACCACGTACTCCAACCCGTACGCCCAGGGCCTCACCTTCATCATCGTGCTGCTGCCGCTCCTGTTCCACACGGGGTGGGGCCTGGTGCGGCTCTTCAGCTTCCGGCCCAACAACAACCGGTACAACAACTACGGCAACTTCAAGTACCTGCTCCAGCGCGTCAGCGCCCTGGGCGTGCTCGCCTTCCTGGGCGCCCACATCTGGCTGGCGTTCCTGCGCCCGCGCCTGACGCTGGGTCACCCGGAGCTGTTCGAGGACATCGCCCGGGAGATGCACTTCCACGGCCCCACGCTCGTCGTCTACCTGCTGGGCACGCTGGGCACCGCGTACCACCTGGCCAACGGCCTGCAGGGCTTCGCCATGGGCTGGGGTCTGCTCGGCTCCGAGCGCGCCATGCGCCGCTTCGAGCCGGTCTCCATCATCATCTTCCTGCTGCTGACGGCGATGAGCTGGAGCGCCATCTACGCGCTGTACCAGGCGGGCGCGGCCTTCGGGCCCGCGGGCCACTAGGCCCCTTGCGTCACCGGGCACTCCGCGAGGGGTGCCCGTCGCTCGAAGCGCCCACCTTCTGAAAAGCACACCGGCCGCCCCCGAGTCCTTCCGGGGAGCGGCCGGTTCGCTTCTGGGGTGTCCGACCGGAGCGGCCGGAGGCCAGAGACGGGCTCAGAACGGGATGTCGTCCTCGTTGTTGCCGCCGCTGCTGCCACCGCCCATGCCGTCATCCATCGGAGGCGGCTGGCCGTAGTCGTTGTTGTCGCCGCCGCGCGGCTGCGAGCCGAAGTTCCGGCGCCCGCCACCACCACCGCCGCCACTGCCCATGTTGTCCCCGGCGTCACGGCCGCCCAGGAACGTCACCGCGTTGGCCACGACCTCGGTCGTGTAGTTCTTGCGGTTCTCCTTGTCGGTCCACTCACGCGTCTGGAGGCGGCCCTCGACGTAGCACTGCCGCCCCTTCTTCAGGTACTCGCCGCAGAGCTCCGCGAGCTTTCCCCAGACGACGATGCGGTGCCACTCGGTCCGCTCCTGCTTCTGGCCGTTCTTGTCGGTCCAGCTCTCGCTGGTCGCGATGCGGAAGTTCGCGACCGCCTGACCGCCCGGGGTGAACCGCACTTCGGGGTCCGCACCCAGGTTGCCGATGAGGATGACCTTGTTCACGCCTCCTGCCATGACTGCTCCCTCTTCCTTTTCGTCGAGTTCCCCCCCACCACGGGGGGGAAATAGGCCCGCCGGGCGTCAGCCCTGGCAGGTTGCCTTCCACGTATAGCAGTGCGCCCTGACATTTCCAGAAGGCGGACCGCGGCACGGGGTCCGCCCGGGCGACAGCGCACCAGACGAGCAGGCAGGACCTGACGGGTACGGGACGGGCCCACCTGGGCGTGAACCCGAGGGCTCAGCGCACGGGACGGCACTCGAGGCGAACCAGGACGGAGGTGCGTCCCCGAGCGTCGCGCGGCGGAGCCAGCCCTGAAGCACGGCCGGGGCCCCCGCACAGCGCTGTAGCTCGGCGATGCGAGGCGCGGGGCCCAAGGCCCGACAGCACGTGAAGCCCACACGTCCGGGGGCTTCGAGGCACGGGATGGGCGGTACGAAATCACCGCCCGGGTGCGGCTCGGCGATGCGAGCCCCAGCCAACACCCGGAGGCCACGCGCCCAGGCACCTTCCGGTCCGACGAGACGCGGAAGATGGGCGCGCGCGTGGCGCGACGCTCGCTACCCGCCCGGATGCGTCTCGGCGGTGCGGGCCTCGGGGGCGCTGCCCTGGGGCTTGGAGGACGCCGGAGGCGGCGTTCCCGCCGGAGCCACCACCTGCACCGGCGCGCCTTCCACCGGGCGGGCCTTGGCCTCCGCCACCTTCTGCGACAGCGCCGAGTCCAGGCCCTTGGCGAAGGTCGCCACCTGGGGATCCGCCGCGCCCACCAGCTTGCGCAGCGACTTCCAGAACGGATGGTCCGCCTGCCCCGTCTGCACCAGCGCCCGGGCCAGCAACGTCGTGGACGCCTCGCGGTCCGAGGCCGACGCCGCGCGCAGCGCCACCACCAGCTCCTCCGGCGCCGTGCGAGCCACCTCGCCCAGGGCCACGGACATCTCGCCCTGCGCCGTGGCATCCACACCCGTGGCGCCCGCGAGCTCCAGCACCCGCGCCAGCGCCTCTGTGTTCCCGCCCGCCGCCAGCTCCACCATGCTCGTGACGCCCGGCACCTCCACCGCCAGCACCCGCGCCACCTCCCTCAGCCGGCCGTACACGTCGCTGCCCGCCGAGTAGCTGTCGAGCAGCGTGCGCGCGCCCAGGTAGTCGTGCGGGTTGGACTGGTACAGGCCCTCCGCCAGCACCGCGCGCACCGCCGGGTCCCGCTCACTGCGCCACGCCGTGCGCAGGAAGCCCAGGTTGCGTGGATCTCTCTGACGGCCCAGCTCCAGGTACGTCTTCACGCGCGAGGCCACATCTCCAATCGCGCCCGCCGCCTTGCCACCGTCCGCCAGCGACGCCACCGCGCTCGAGGGCCCCAGGCTGGAGCCCGTGGCCGCCACCGCCGCGCCCAGCGCGTCCAGCCCCGCGACGATGGGACCCGCGCGGCCCGCGAAGTCGTTCACCATCATCGAGAACGAGAAGCGCTCACCGCCCGCGCTCGTCACGTAGCCGCTCAGCGCGGACACACCCTCGAGCGTGCCCGTCTTCGCGCGCAGCCGGCCCACCGCGTCGCTGCCCTCGAAGCGGTACTTGAGCGTGCCGTCCTTGCCCGCGATGGGCACCGAGGACAGGTACTCCGGCGCGAACGGGAAGCGCTCGTACATGTAACGCAGGAGCTTGTTGAGCTGCGTGGCCGAGAAGCGGTTCGCGTCGTTCAACCCGCTGCCGTTCTTCATCACGTACGTGCCGCGCTGGATGCCCACGTCGCGCTCCAGGAACTGCTCCACCACCTCCACGCCCTTGGTGAAGGTGCCCGGCTGGCCACGCCCCTCGGCGCCCATCGTCTTGAGCAGCTGCTCCGCGACGAAGTTGCTGGAGAGCTTGTTGAGCCGCTTGAGCAGCACGTCGAACGTGTCCGACTGCGCCACGTACACCGCCCGAGCGCGCGACGGCGTCTGCCCCGCCCGCACCTTGCCCTTCACCTT
This genomic interval from Myxococcus guangdongensis contains the following:
- a CDS encoding succinate dehydrogenase; protein product: MSTQAATADAVATKTPLLKSRLGSFLAVVPLSFWVVNHLWNNLAAFSGGAAWQSAVTTYSNPYAQGLTFIIVLLPLLFHTGWGLVRLFSFRPNNNRYNNYGNFKYLLQRVSALGVLAFLGAHIWLAFLRPRLTLGHPELFEDIAREMHFHGPTLVVYLLGTLGTAYHLANGLQGFAMGWGLLGSERAMRRFEPVSIIIFLLLTAMSWSAIYALYQAGAAFGPAGH
- a CDS encoding single-stranded DNA-binding protein produces the protein MAGGVNKVILIGNLGADPEVRFTPGGQAVANFRIATSESWTDKNGQKQERTEWHRIVVWGKLAELCGEYLKKGRQCYVEGRLQTREWTDKENRKNYTTEVVANAVTFLGGRDAGDNMGSGGGGGGGRRNFGSQPRGGDNNDYGQPPPMDDGMGGGSSGGNNEDDIPF
- the dacB gene encoding D-alanyl-D-alanine carboxypeptidase/D-alanyl-D-alanine endopeptidase, whose product is MQVLRARHLLAATAIVSLLLPPGALAAPPSAEKRADREALRAALLEVLQRAPLKVSRVGVHMQSLDDGAVVFTHNADELLNPASNVKLVTSAAALATLGPEFRYETEFLVDPELGADGKVKTLYVRGKGDPSVTTERLWGMVSELWHAGVREVGEIVVDDSWFDAERTPPGYDQEDSDRAYMAPTGALSLNWNAAAIYLRPGASAGAKGVVEMEPPSDYFIVDNQLSTGARRARRVSVTSDPVGPQQKIVVRGQVPPERGGAVSVWKKIDNPPMYFGQTLKQLLNTRGMKVKGKVRAGQTPSRARAVYVAQSDTFDVLLKRLNKLSSNFVAEQLLKTMGAEGRGQPGTFTKGVEVVEQFLERDVGIQRGTYVMKNGSGLNDANRFSATQLNKLLRYMYERFPFAPEYLSSVPIAGKDGTLKYRFEGSDAVGRLRAKTGTLEGVSALSGYVTSAGGERFSFSMMVNDFAGRAGPIVAGLDALGAAVAATGSSLGPSSAVASLADGGKAAGAIGDVASRVKTYLELGRQRDPRNLGFLRTAWRSERDPAVRAVLAEGLYQSNPHDYLGARTLLDSYSAGSDVYGRLREVARVLAVEVPGVTSMVELAAGGNTEALARVLELAGATGVDATAQGEMSVALGEVARTAPEELVVALRAASASDREASTTLLARALVQTGQADHPFWKSLRKLVGAADPQVATFAKGLDSALSQKVAEAKARPVEGAPVQVVAPAGTPPPASSKPQGSAPEARTAETHPGG